One Synechococcus sp. CC9605 genomic window carries:
- a CDS encoding sensor histidine kinase, with protein sequence MVISAALGFAAGIGITLLLQRRRRALASKRTPKERSIVLNAPQLLAWIDAATQGWMILAQDHSIAYINDRAERLLHIPSNRLVRGMKLRDVLDIPALEELIFSSRYQLRSQRGEWDQQGTPLEAVVLPGSDECWLVLIQSRQSLEAQQQQQERWVSDVAHELKTPLTALMLVSDRLELAVKEDDAALVQRLQKELRRLQLLVEDLLELSRLENSLPQDDSEHVPLTLEELVDSAWGSIRPIAEERRVTLQLDRSESGPLRGDQRRLHRAVLNLLDNALRYSPDESSIDVSVRQSGGWWLLSIRDHGPGLSEADLRRMFQRFYRGDPSRTRSNRSGSGLGLAIVQQIAVNHGGRIEARNHPAGGACMDLLLPREPQG encoded by the coding sequence GTGGTGATCTCTGCCGCACTCGGCTTTGCAGCTGGTATCGGGATCACGCTTCTGCTGCAGCGTCGCCGCCGTGCCCTGGCCTCCAAGCGAACGCCCAAGGAGCGCTCCATCGTCTTGAACGCTCCCCAGCTGTTGGCCTGGATTGATGCGGCCACCCAGGGCTGGATGATCCTGGCCCAGGATCACTCGATCGCCTACATCAACGACCGGGCCGAACGCCTTCTTCACATCCCCTCCAATCGCCTGGTTCGTGGCATGAAGCTCCGGGATGTCCTCGACATTCCTGCCTTGGAGGAGTTGATTTTCAGCAGCCGCTATCAGCTGCGTTCACAGCGTGGTGAATGGGATCAACAGGGGACCCCGCTCGAGGCCGTTGTTCTGCCGGGCAGCGACGAATGCTGGCTGGTGCTGATCCAGAGCCGTCAGTCCCTCGAAGCCCAGCAACAGCAGCAGGAACGCTGGGTGAGTGATGTGGCCCATGAGCTCAAGACCCCCCTCACCGCCCTGATGCTGGTGAGCGATCGGCTGGAGCTGGCCGTCAAGGAGGACGACGCGGCTCTGGTGCAGCGGCTGCAGAAGGAACTCCGGCGTCTTCAGCTGCTGGTGGAGGACCTGCTGGAGCTGTCACGGTTGGAGAACAGCCTGCCTCAGGACGACAGCGAGCATGTGCCCCTCACCCTGGAGGAGCTGGTGGACAGCGCTTGGGGATCGATTCGCCCGATCGCGGAGGAACGTCGGGTAACGCTGCAGCTGGACCGCAGCGAATCCGGCCCCCTGCGTGGTGATCAGCGCCGTTTGCACCGTGCGGTGCTCAACCTGCTCGACAATGCCCTGCGCTATTCCCCTGATGAGAGCAGCATCGACGTGTCCGTCCGTCAGAGCGGCGGCTGGTGGTTGCTCAGCATTCGTGACCATGGCCCTGGCTTGAGTGAGGCCGATCTCAGGCGCATGTTTCAACGCTTTTATCGGGGGGATCCCTCCCGTACCCGCTCCAATCGCAGCGGCAGTGGCCTGGGACTGGCCATCGTGCAGCAGATCGCCGTCAACCATGGCGGCCGTATCGAAGCCCGCAACCATCCCGCTGGTGGAGCCTGCATGGATCTGCTCCTGCCTCGGGAGCCCCAGGGATGA
- a CDS encoding NAD(P)-dependent oxidoreductase produces the protein MSLRHDYRSRPPEQVRVVVFGATGYIGRFVVKELVERGYQVIAFARERSGVGGRQSRDEVIADLPGAELRFGDVTDPASIAAEAFDQPTDVVVSCLASRTGGRKDSWAIDHAATLNTYEQGRAAGAAHFVLLSAICVQKPLLEFQKAKLAFEAVLQADEEVTHSIVRPTAFFKSLGGQVESCRKGGPYVMFGGGTLASCKPISEADLARFMADCIHDESKRNQVLPIGGPGPALSAREQGEMLFRALNKPERMLSVPIALMDGPIALLNALSRLFPGINDTAEFGRIGRYYASESMLVWDEQRQCYDADATPSYGTDTLEQFFERVAREGMAGQDLGDAALF, from the coding sequence ATGTCCCTCCGCCACGACTACCGCAGCCGACCACCCGAACAGGTGCGCGTGGTGGTGTTCGGAGCCACGGGCTACATCGGCCGCTTTGTGGTGAAAGAACTGGTGGAGCGGGGCTACCAGGTGATCGCCTTCGCCCGCGAGCGCAGCGGCGTCGGTGGTCGCCAGAGCAGGGACGAAGTCATCGCGGATTTACCCGGGGCTGAGTTGCGCTTCGGGGATGTCACCGATCCAGCCTCGATCGCAGCCGAGGCCTTCGATCAACCCACGGATGTGGTGGTGAGTTGCCTGGCCTCCCGCACCGGCGGCCGCAAGGATTCCTGGGCGATTGACCACGCAGCGACCCTGAACACCTACGAGCAGGGTCGCGCTGCAGGAGCAGCCCATTTCGTGCTGCTTTCAGCCATCTGCGTGCAGAAACCACTGCTGGAATTTCAGAAAGCGAAGCTGGCCTTCGAAGCCGTGTTGCAGGCGGATGAGGAGGTGACCCACTCCATCGTTCGCCCCACCGCCTTCTTCAAAAGCCTCGGTGGACAGGTGGAAAGCTGCCGCAAGGGCGGCCCCTACGTGATGTTCGGAGGCGGAACCCTGGCCAGCTGCAAGCCGATCAGCGAAGCCGATCTGGCCCGGTTCATGGCGGACTGCATCCATGACGAGTCCAAACGCAACCAGGTGCTGCCCATCGGGGGACCGGGTCCAGCACTGAGCGCCCGGGAGCAGGGAGAGATGCTCTTCCGTGCATTGAACAAGCCAGAGCGCATGCTGTCGGTGCCGATTGCCTTGATGGATGGGCCGATCGCTCTGCTGAACGCTCTGTCTCGGCTGTTCCCAGGCATCAACGACACTGCGGAGTTTGGACGCATCGGCCGCTACTACGCCAGCGAATCGATGCTCGTCTGGGACGAGCAGAGGCAGTGCTACGACGCGGACGCAACGCCGTCCTATGGAACCGACACGCTGGAGCAGTTCTTCGAGCGTGTGGCACGGGAGGGCATGGCCGGGCAGGACCTGGGGGATGCCGCACTTTTCTGA
- a CDS encoding LCP family protein, translating to MNWLSPPRVRGALCVGAAVLGIGVTGWLLATLWPKPDRVAADAPLSSDQSVTLAPFPEAPVTVLVIGVDGDRLGAASNQAAPQGPANADALLLLRIAAQEPLQVLQIPTELGVQLPGEENPGRLAQLWRQGGVSLLSDAIRDIVGLQEGDPKRYVVVPRAALRRLVDGLGEVEVVLSESYKRQDKTQDYTVLLQAGRQRLNGAQAEQLVRHLPDPKAVSQRRQRQNILVEGLIEQVKDPSGIGMIPGLVNQLNLELETNLSRSEQLSLAAALIASPEPARISRLPLAERAGERTLRQIEASASRPLWPQP from the coding sequence ATGAACTGGTTGTCGCCACCCCGTGTTCGCGGTGCGCTGTGTGTCGGTGCCGCCGTGCTGGGGATTGGTGTGACCGGGTGGTTGCTGGCGACCCTCTGGCCGAAACCCGATCGAGTTGCCGCGGACGCTCCGCTGAGTTCGGATCAATCTGTAACTCTGGCCCCTTTTCCTGAAGCCCCCGTCACCGTGTTGGTGATCGGTGTGGATGGGGATCGTCTGGGTGCGGCCTCCAATCAGGCCGCACCCCAGGGGCCCGCCAATGCCGATGCACTGCTGCTGCTCCGCATTGCTGCCCAGGAGCCGCTTCAGGTGCTCCAGATTCCCACCGAGCTCGGCGTTCAGCTTCCTGGTGAAGAGAATCCGGGTCGCTTGGCTCAGTTGTGGCGACAGGGTGGCGTCAGTCTTCTCAGCGATGCCATCCGCGACATTGTTGGTCTTCAGGAGGGTGATCCAAAGCGCTACGTGGTTGTGCCCCGCGCTGCCTTACGCCGCCTGGTGGATGGTCTGGGCGAGGTTGAGGTGGTGCTGAGCGAGTCCTACAAGCGCCAAGACAAGACGCAGGACTACACCGTCCTGCTCCAGGCCGGGCGACAACGTCTGAACGGAGCCCAGGCGGAACAGCTGGTGCGCCACCTGCCTGACCCCAAGGCTGTCTCCCAGCGTCGCCAGCGTCAAAACATCCTTGTGGAGGGTCTGATCGAACAGGTCAAGGACCCCAGTGGCATTGGGATGATTCCTGGGCTGGTGAACCAACTGAACCTTGAGCTGGAGACCAACCTCAGTCGTTCGGAGCAGCTGAGCCTGGCCGCGGCGCTCATCGCCAGCCCTGAACCCGCACGGATCAGCCGCCTGCCCCTGGCCGAGCGGGCCGGTGAACGGACCTTGCGCCAGATCGAAGCCAGTGCCAGCCGCCCTCTCTGGCCCCAGCCTTAA
- a CDS encoding pseudouridine synthase translates to MTRQRLQKLIAAAGLCSRRRAEEWLQAGRVTVDGQVARVGDQADPQQQTIHVDGQPLPSPGMARVLLMNKPVGVICSCDDPQGRRTVLDLLPPEHRAGLHPVGRLDADSHGALLLTDLGELTLKLTHPRYSHAKTYRVWVQGVPSEPVLDRWRRGVPLDGRLTRPARVRQLRTWGDRSLLEIELREGRNRQIRRMAEALGYPVVDLQRTAIAGLPLGDLAEGCWIWLCEGEWKPLLERAGSMDLPNSPCD, encoded by the coding sequence ATGACGCGGCAGCGCCTGCAGAAACTGATCGCTGCTGCCGGCCTCTGCTCCAGGCGCCGGGCTGAGGAATGGTTGCAGGCCGGCCGCGTGACGGTGGATGGTCAGGTCGCCCGCGTTGGCGACCAGGCCGATCCGCAGCAGCAGACGATTCATGTGGATGGTCAGCCGTTGCCGTCCCCCGGAATGGCACGGGTGCTGCTGATGAACAAGCCGGTGGGCGTGATCTGTAGCTGCGATGACCCGCAGGGTCGCCGCACGGTGCTTGACCTGCTGCCTCCGGAGCATCGGGCGGGACTTCACCCCGTTGGCCGCTTGGATGCCGATAGCCATGGCGCGCTTCTGCTCACCGATCTGGGCGAACTCACCTTGAAACTCACCCACCCGCGTTACAGCCACGCCAAGACCTACCGGGTTTGGGTGCAGGGTGTGCCATCAGAGCCGGTTCTGGATCGCTGGCGTCGGGGTGTGCCCCTGGATGGGCGCTTGACCCGCCCCGCTCGGGTGCGCCAGTTGCGGACTTGGGGTGACCGCTCGCTTCTGGAGATTGAGCTGCGGGAAGGGCGCAACCGACAGATCCGTCGGATGGCGGAAGCTCTTGGCTATCCGGTTGTGGACCTGCAGCGCACGGCGATTGCTGGGTTGCCGCTCGGTGATCTGGCCGAGGGGTGCTGGATCTGGTTGTGCGAGGGAGAATGGAAGCCCCTGCTCGAGCGGGCTGGTTCGATGGATCTGCCCAACAGCCCATGCGACTGA
- a CDS encoding response regulator transcription factor has protein sequence MRLRAEWACPCHVDVTTLSASVSTRRLLVVEDDDSIRETVGEALRAEGFEVHTCADGASALTLITAGSSDPVDLIVLDLMLPGLGGLDLCRELRRLNNTTPILVISARDSETDRVLGLEVGADDYLVKPFGLRELVARCRALLRRSSQSETSPSQPHSFTHANLCLFPSECRVTRDGTDLTLSPKEYKILELFIQNPKRVWSRDQLLEKIWGVDFIGDTKTVDVHIRWLREKVEQEPSSPQLIRTVRGFGYRFG, from the coding sequence ATGCGCCTCCGGGCAGAATGGGCCTGTCCTTGCCATGTGGACGTGACAACCCTGTCTGCGTCTGTCTCCACCCGTCGACTTCTCGTGGTGGAGGACGACGACAGCATTCGCGAAACAGTTGGAGAGGCCCTGCGCGCTGAAGGCTTTGAGGTGCACACCTGTGCCGATGGCGCCTCAGCCCTCACTCTGATCACAGCCGGCAGTTCAGATCCGGTGGATTTGATCGTGCTCGATTTGATGCTTCCGGGTTTGGGCGGGCTCGACCTTTGCCGAGAGCTCCGTCGCCTCAACAACACCACACCGATCCTGGTGATCAGCGCCCGCGACAGTGAGACCGATCGGGTGCTGGGGCTGGAGGTGGGCGCCGACGATTACCTGGTCAAACCCTTTGGTCTTCGGGAGCTGGTGGCCCGCTGCAGGGCTTTGCTGAGGCGGTCCAGTCAATCGGAAACGTCGCCTTCCCAACCGCATTCCTTCACTCACGCCAACCTTTGCCTTTTCCCCAGTGAATGCAGGGTCACCCGGGATGGCACGGATCTGACCCTTTCTCCCAAGGAATACAAGATCCTCGAGCTGTTCATTCAGAACCCCAAACGCGTCTGGAGCCGCGATCAGTTGCTGGAGAAAATCTGGGGTGTCGACTTCATCGGTGACACTAAAACCGTGGATGTTCACATCCGCTGGCTGCGGGAAAAGGTGGAGCAGGAGCCCTCATCGCCTCAGTTGATCCGTACGGTCCGCGGCTTCGGGTATCGCTTCGGCTGA
- a CDS encoding metal ABC transporter permease, whose amino-acid sequence MPDLDFWWGLPLLISLLVGSLCPAAGSLLITQRRILLANLMAHSVLPGLVLALAFELDPSLGGLISGLIGALIAEQLTQRFRGREEGAMNTVLAGFTALGVLLVPLLQARVDLESILFGDILASGTPDLIRTTISAVALVLLLIGQYQDLVFIGVDPEGALAAKRPVRQIRFIAIVVTALVVISAITAVGIVLVIGLLCAPVLIHVERSTSLKSLMLKSAGTGLLLCGGGMMLAVLWDLPPGPLIGVLCMALLIVRRP is encoded by the coding sequence GTGCCTGATCTTGATTTCTGGTGGGGATTACCCCTGCTGATTTCGCTGTTGGTCGGAAGCCTCTGCCCAGCAGCCGGATCCCTGTTAATCACGCAGCGGCGAATCCTCCTGGCCAACTTGATGGCGCACTCGGTTCTGCCGGGTCTCGTGCTGGCCCTCGCATTTGAACTGGACCCCAGCCTCGGCGGTTTAATCAGTGGTCTAATCGGTGCATTAATCGCTGAACAACTGACCCAACGGTTCCGTGGAAGGGAAGAAGGAGCCATGAACACCGTTCTGGCCGGCTTCACCGCCCTCGGTGTTCTGCTTGTGCCGCTATTGCAAGCCCGTGTCGACCTGGAATCAATCCTGTTTGGAGACATCCTTGCCTCCGGCACCCCTGATCTGATTCGCACCACCATCTCGGCCGTTGCCTTGGTCCTACTGCTGATCGGTCAGTACCAGGATCTGGTCTTCATCGGTGTTGATCCGGAAGGGGCTCTCGCTGCAAAGCGCCCCGTGCGACAGATCCGATTTATCGCCATCGTGGTAACCGCGCTGGTGGTGATCAGCGCCATCACCGCTGTGGGGATTGTGCTGGTGATTGGTCTGTTGTGCGCTCCTGTGCTCATTCATGTGGAACGCAGCACCAGCCTGAAAAGTCTGATGCTGAAATCAGCGGGCACAGGATTGCTGCTCTGCGGGGGAGGGATGATGCTGGCGGTTCTCTGGGATTTACCCCCAGGACCGCTGATCGGGGTTCTTTGCATGGCTCTACTCATCGTGAGAAGGCCGTAA
- the malQ gene encoding 4-alpha-glucanotransferase, which produces MDQSTVDLSKAEPGRSTGVLLHPTALPGSPVCGSFGEPCRRWLQLLADHDIGVWQMLPLAPPDPTGSPYSSPSCNALNPWFLDGQDLANEGFISGDALRATPGADAPLEGAEHVDFSLARQRSAALGDALLDAWPEQDPVRHADFKRWTHQQRSWLDDHARFRVLHDQNHKPWWEWPLPLARHDNKALRAWAEQHHGALLREQLTQWHLDRQWQAIRRQAAELGIQLFGDLPFYVSSDSADVWSNRSLFTVKENGQLTTQSGVPPDYFSETGQLWGSPVYRWGQHRITRFHWWRRRIARQREFVDLLRLDHFRALAAFWAVPGADSTAENGQWQPSPGHALLRKLRRDAGGALPLIAEDLGVITPDVEELRDAFRLPGMKVLQFAFDGERDNPYLPENTNGHRWVVYTGTHDNPTTLGWWNALDADSRNRIATRVNGEITAPAWHLLDMAFATTAGLVIAPLQDLMHLDDRARFNTPGTSEGNWSWRLQSFDAALGNALNGYGSRGAVWGRSLAGAGSLLTR; this is translated from the coding sequence ATGGATCAGTCCACTGTTGACCTGTCCAAGGCTGAACCTGGGCGCAGCACCGGGGTGCTGCTGCATCCCACCGCCCTGCCGGGTAGTCCCGTCTGCGGCAGCTTTGGAGAGCCTTGTCGCCGTTGGCTCCAGCTGCTGGCCGACCATGACATCGGCGTCTGGCAGATGCTGCCGCTGGCTCCGCCGGATCCCACCGGCTCGCCCTACAGCTCTCCCTCCTGCAATGCGCTGAACCCCTGGTTCCTGGACGGCCAGGACCTGGCCAATGAGGGATTCATCAGCGGTGACGCCCTCAGGGCTACTCCCGGAGCTGATGCACCGCTCGAGGGAGCGGAGCATGTGGACTTCAGCCTCGCCAGGCAACGGTCCGCTGCCCTCGGCGATGCCTTGCTTGATGCCTGGCCTGAGCAGGATCCAGTGCGACATGCCGACTTCAAGCGCTGGACGCACCAGCAGCGCTCCTGGCTGGACGACCACGCCCGTTTTCGCGTCCTGCACGATCAAAACCACAAACCCTGGTGGGAGTGGCCGCTCCCCCTGGCCCGGCATGACAACAAGGCCCTGCGGGCCTGGGCTGAGCAACACCACGGCGCGCTGCTACGGGAACAACTGACCCAGTGGCATCTCGATCGGCAGTGGCAGGCAATCCGCCGCCAAGCGGCAGAGCTGGGCATCCAGCTGTTTGGCGACCTGCCCTTCTATGTGAGCAGTGACAGCGCCGATGTCTGGAGCAACCGTTCGCTCTTCACCGTCAAGGAGAACGGCCAGCTCACCACCCAGAGCGGCGTGCCGCCCGATTACTTCTCGGAAACCGGACAGCTGTGGGGCTCACCGGTGTACCGCTGGGGACAGCATCGGATCACGCGGTTCCACTGGTGGCGGCGAAGAATCGCGCGGCAGAGAGAGTTTGTGGACCTGCTGCGCCTGGATCACTTCCGTGCCCTAGCGGCCTTCTGGGCCGTCCCCGGTGCCGACAGCACCGCGGAGAACGGTCAATGGCAGCCCTCCCCAGGCCATGCCCTGCTGCGCAAGCTGCGCAGAGATGCCGGTGGTGCTCTTCCCTTGATTGCCGAGGATCTCGGCGTGATCACACCGGATGTGGAGGAGCTCCGCGATGCGTTCCGGTTGCCTGGCATGAAAGTGCTGCAGTTCGCGTTCGATGGCGAGCGCGACAACCCTTATCTGCCGGAAAACACCAATGGGCATCGATGGGTCGTCTACACCGGCACCCACGACAACCCCACAACCCTGGGATGGTGGAACGCTTTGGATGCCGACAGCCGGAACCGCATCGCGACGCGGGTGAATGGTGAGATCACAGCTCCAGCCTGGCATCTGCTCGACATGGCCTTTGCCACGACCGCAGGCCTGGTGATCGCCCCACTGCAGGACCTGATGCACCTGGACGACCGGGCCAGGTTCAACACTCCCGGCACCAGCGAAGGCAACTGGAGCTGGAGGCTTCAAAGCTTTGATGCAGCGCTGGGGAATGCACTGAACGGCTATGGAAGCAGGGGAGCCGTCTGGGGACGGTCGCTTGCGGGAGCAGGCAGTTTGTTGACCCGATAA
- a CDS encoding ribose-phosphate pyrophosphokinase gives MTSFLTAARAEQEQLAPDSRRLRLFSGTSNPALAKEISAYLGVPDGPRVCKRFADGELYVQIQESIRGCDVFLIQPTCAPVNDHLMELLIMVDACRRASARQITAVVPYYGYARADRKTAGRESITAKLTANLLVTSGVDRVLAMDLHSAQIQGYFDIPCDHIYGSPVLVDYLSTQDLGDVVVVSPDVGGVARARAFAKQMNDAPLAIIDKRRTGHNMAESLTVIGDVAGRTAILIDDMIDTGGTICAGARLLREQGAKRVLACATHAVFSPPASERLSAEGLFEQVVVTNSIPIPQDRVFPQLKVLSVANMLGEAIWRIHEESSVSSMFR, from the coding sequence GTGACCAGTTTCCTGACAGCTGCCCGTGCCGAACAGGAGCAGCTGGCCCCTGACAGCCGCCGACTGCGTCTGTTCAGCGGCACTTCGAACCCTGCTCTAGCCAAGGAGATCTCCGCTTACCTCGGGGTTCCCGATGGTCCCCGCGTCTGCAAGCGTTTTGCCGATGGTGAGCTCTACGTGCAGATCCAGGAGTCGATCCGCGGCTGTGATGTGTTCTTGATCCAGCCCACCTGCGCGCCGGTGAATGACCACCTGATGGAGCTGCTGATCATGGTGGATGCCTGCAGACGGGCCTCGGCACGGCAGATCACCGCCGTGGTGCCCTACTACGGCTATGCCCGAGCGGACCGCAAGACTGCCGGTCGTGAATCAATCACGGCCAAGCTCACGGCCAACCTGCTGGTGACGTCGGGTGTTGACCGCGTCCTGGCGATGGACCTGCACTCCGCTCAGATCCAGGGCTACTTCGATATCCCCTGCGATCACATCTACGGATCCCCGGTGTTGGTGGACTACCTCTCCACACAGGATCTCGGAGATGTGGTGGTGGTGTCTCCTGACGTTGGGGGCGTGGCTCGGGCCCGGGCGTTTGCCAAGCAGATGAACGATGCTCCGCTGGCGATCATCGACAAGCGCCGCACTGGCCACAACATGGCCGAGAGCCTCACGGTGATTGGTGATGTGGCGGGGCGGACGGCGATCCTGATCGACGACATGATCGACACCGGCGGCACGATCTGCGCGGGGGCACGGTTGCTGCGGGAGCAAGGGGCCAAGCGGGTGCTGGCCTGCGCCACCCACGCCGTGTTCTCTCCCCCCGCCAGCGAACGCCTGTCCGCTGAGGGCCTGTTTGAGCAGGTGGTTGTGACCAACAGCATTCCGATCCCACAGGATCGGGTCTTCCCTCAGCTGAAGGTGCTCTCCGTGGCCAACATGCTGGGGGAAGCCATCTGGCGCATCCATGAAGAGAGCTCCGTGAGCTCGATGTTCCGCTGA
- a CDS encoding helix-turn-helix domain-containing protein yields MRLKRPGIWWRRPRKGSSPDAGTVEAQEQQRQDLGLMLRRRREELGLSLRDLANETRITTPVIEALERGWRDRLPERAYLASMLPQIERRLALPGGCLNPLLPPPVLLRRGSAKPGLGRFTLGNIDVFTTWQGTVVYAAVIALSLLAINRQQQDLALRNSLSLEPVRADVEAISRGPNLAGSDEGIAALRPLEQVQQRTPQQWFELVRDALPQSQGVLEVVVAEPRALKLSSGGGDRVQFMASAGRLTLQLQAPIEVRLDPPAGAEDQVLWNGEPLTVDQERPGVYRVNKLPAPASDRPQTAPLLP; encoded by the coding sequence ATGCGACTGAAGCGTCCAGGAATCTGGTGGCGACGCCCCCGCAAGGGTTCCAGCCCTGATGCCGGCACGGTGGAGGCCCAGGAGCAACAGCGCCAGGATCTGGGGCTGATGCTGCGGCGGCGTCGTGAGGAACTGGGCCTCTCGCTTCGTGATCTCGCCAACGAGACCCGCATCACCACCCCCGTGATCGAAGCTCTGGAGCGGGGCTGGCGAGATCGCCTGCCCGAGCGGGCCTATCTCGCCTCGATGCTTCCGCAGATCGAGCGTCGTCTGGCCCTTCCCGGTGGCTGCCTCAACCCACTGCTCCCCCCGCCGGTGTTGCTCCGCCGCGGATCCGCCAAACCGGGACTGGGTCGCTTCACCCTGGGCAACATCGATGTGTTCACCACCTGGCAGGGAACGGTCGTTTATGCGGCGGTGATCGCTTTAAGCCTGCTGGCCATCAATCGCCAACAACAGGATCTGGCCCTGCGCAACAGCCTCAGCCTTGAGCCCGTGCGCGCCGATGTTGAGGCGATCAGCCGTGGTCCGAACCTGGCGGGTTCAGACGAAGGCATCGCGGCCCTGCGTCCCCTGGAACAGGTCCAGCAACGCACGCCTCAGCAGTGGTTTGAGCTGGTGCGGGACGCCCTGCCGCAGTCCCAGGGGGTGCTTGAGGTTGTGGTGGCTGAGCCGAGAGCGCTCAAGCTCTCCAGCGGTGGGGGAGACCGGGTTCAATTTATGGCCAGTGCCGGCAGGTTGACCCTGCAGTTGCAGGCCCCGATTGAGGTCCGTCTGGATCCCCCAGCTGGTGCTGAGGATCAGGTGCTTTGGAACGGAGAGCCTCTGACTGTGGATCAAGAACGGCCGGGGGTTTATCGGGTCAACAAACTGCCTGCTCCCGCAAGCGACCGTCCCCAGACGGCTCCCCTGCTTCCATAG
- a CDS encoding glycoside hydrolase family 10 protein, with protein sequence MPGASTALAQRWRPLIGVALASLMAGLPAPVMAESRLDRLLRNRSTMGVWLTNSPSKLYYDRKRISAAMQQLQHAGFNRVVPNVWSRGTTFHRSRFAPVEPPLQKAGVGLDPICTLAAEGRRRGIKVMPWFEYGLMEPADSAVVHENPSWVLAKANGQRWMAMHGNHRMAWLNPAHPEVRARFIGLVVETLKRCPMDGLQLDDHFAWPVHFGYDPTTLALYRQETGLAPPGDHSNRYWMKWRRNQLTSLLRELRQRLKQEGLSTRISLSPGPFRSAYNLWLQDWELWALGGLIEELVVQNYAYSVRGFAKDLDQPALRKARDWGIPSQIGVLAGFGKRTTSMAVLEQKVRLARQRGHGVIFFYWEGLWGKHVAERYRDPRRAAFTRLGSH encoded by the coding sequence ATGCCCGGTGCTTCAACGGCGTTGGCTCAACGGTGGAGGCCATTGATTGGTGTTGCCCTGGCCAGCCTGATGGCGGGGCTTCCGGCCCCTGTGATGGCCGAGTCTCGACTGGACCGGCTGCTCCGAAACCGCAGCACCATGGGGGTGTGGCTGACCAACAGCCCCAGCAAGCTCTATTACGACCGGAAGCGCATCAGCGCTGCGATGCAGCAGCTGCAGCATGCGGGCTTCAATCGCGTGGTGCCAAACGTTTGGAGTCGAGGCACCACCTTTCATCGCAGCCGCTTCGCTCCGGTGGAGCCACCGCTGCAGAAGGCTGGGGTCGGACTTGATCCCATCTGCACCCTGGCGGCGGAAGGTCGGCGCCGCGGCATCAAGGTGATGCCCTGGTTTGAGTACGGCCTGATGGAACCGGCTGATTCAGCTGTTGTTCATGAGAACCCCAGCTGGGTCTTGGCCAAAGCCAATGGCCAACGTTGGATGGCCATGCATGGCAACCATCGGATGGCTTGGCTCAATCCAGCCCATCCGGAGGTTCGTGCCCGATTCATTGGTTTGGTGGTGGAAACCCTCAAGCGCTGTCCGATGGACGGCCTGCAACTGGACGATCACTTCGCCTGGCCCGTTCATTTCGGTTATGACCCCACCACCCTGGCGCTCTACCGGCAGGAGACGGGACTGGCGCCTCCTGGGGATCACAGCAATCGATATTGGATGAAATGGCGCCGCAATCAACTCACCTCGCTGCTGCGTGAATTGCGGCAACGTCTCAAGCAGGAAGGCCTCTCCACCCGGATCAGCTTGTCTCCAGGCCCCTTTCGTTCGGCCTACAACCTCTGGTTGCAGGACTGGGAGCTCTGGGCTTTGGGCGGGCTGATTGAAGAGTTGGTGGTGCAGAACTATGCCTATTCGGTTCGAGGATTTGCCAAAGACCTGGATCAGCCGGCTCTGCGCAAAGCCCGCGACTGGGGTATTCCTTCGCAGATTGGCGTGTTGGCGGGATTTGGCAAGCGCACCACTTCGATGGCTGTTCTGGAGCAAAAAGTTCGACTGGCCCGCCAGCGCGGTCATGGCGTGATCTTTTTCTACTGGGAAGGGTTATGGGGCAAGCATGTGGCGGAGCGGTATCGAGATCCACGTCGCGCAGCGTTCACCAGACTTGGGTCTCATTGA